A genomic region of Cyanobacteriota bacterium contains the following coding sequences:
- a CDS encoding class A beta-lactamase-related serine hydrolase: ATNMLIDRLGGLDALTQRFKAWGLTSTALRNQLPDLSGTNTTSARDLADLLLQINQGRLVSPQSRDRIFSIMERTRNNTLLPQGIGSEADIAHKTGDIGTLVGDAGVVDMPNGKRYVIAVLVKRPYNDGRANELISRISQTVYDHLNRPWEISTSATKSPAQPKGNDRSSSSASPSPANAR; the protein is encoded by the coding sequence CCGCTACCAACATGCTGATTGACCGGCTAGGTGGTCTAGATGCCCTAACCCAACGGTTCAAGGCTTGGGGGTTAACCTCAACAGCTCTGAGAAACCAACTGCCCGACTTAAGTGGAACTAATACGACTAGCGCTAGAGATTTAGCTGACCTGCTACTGCAAATTAACCAGGGTAGGCTGGTGTCACCTCAGTCTCGCGATCGCATCTTTAGCATTATGGAACGCACTAGAAACAATACTCTGCTGCCTCAAGGCATTGGCTCTGAGGCAGATATTGCTCACAAGACTGGTGATATTGGCACGCTAGTTGGTGATGCTGGTGTTGTAGACATGCCTAATGGTAAGCGCTATGTGATTGCTGTGTTGGTCAAGCGTCCGTATAACGATGGTAGAGCGAATGAGCTAATCTCTAGAATTTCTCAGACTGTGTACGATCATCTCAACCGGCCTTGGGAAATTAGTACGTCTGCTACCAAGTCTCCGGCACAGCCTAAAGGCAATGATCGAAGCTCTAGTTCAGCTTCTCCGTCTCCAGCCAATGCCCGATAG